The Microbulbifer sp. YPW1 genome contains the following window.
TACTGTGCGACCGTCGACAGCAGCTGTTGCGACTCGGATTCGCCCTCTATCATCCGGAAGAGGAAACTTTTGCGCGATTATTCTGTGAATGAGTTGTCACCGTTCACCTGATATTCATCTTCGTAACGTAACAATGGATTCCATAGCTAAGAAGCAGCTATGAAGTATCTCTGGCAATATTAAGGATTCGCCATGCAAAGAACCCTGAAACTATTTACCGCTGGCCTGCTGGCCGGGCTTGTCGCCTTCACCACTGGCTGTGGCAGCGACGATAAAAACCGCACTTCCGGCACCCTGATTTCCATTTCCGCGCAGGGAGAAGCGAGCCAGGCTCCGGATATCGCCAACCTGTCCGCAGGCGTCGTGACCGAGGCCGATGACAGCAATGCCGCAATGCAAGCCAACGCGAAACAGATGGAAGCATTGATGCAGGCGATCAAAAAGGCCGGCATCGAGGACAAAGATGTACAGACCAGCGGCATCAGCCTGAACCCGCGCTACGATTACCAACCCAACAGTGAGCGCAAGATCATCGCGTATCAGGCGCGCAACACCGTCAGTATTACCGTGCACAAGCTGGATGAGCTGAGCGCGGTGATCGATGCAATGGCAGCCGCCGGCGCCAACCAGATACACGGCCCCAGCTTTTCCATTGGCGAACCAGAACCCCTGCTGGCAAAGGCGCGCGACAAAGCGCTGAAGCAGGCGCAGGCCCGAGCGGAGTCCTATGCTGAGTCCCTGGGCACCAAGGTGCGCAGAATCGTCAGTATTTCCGAAGGCAGCCACGGCGGCATGCCGCGACCGATGGCCCGCATGGAAATGGCCGCAGCCAAGGATAGTGCCAGCACCCCCATCGCACCGGGTGAGAGCAGTGTTTCGGTGAATTTGGAACTGGTGTTTGAGCTGGAAAAATAAATCCCGCGATGACAGTTTCACACACAAAAATCCCGGCAGTTGCCGGGATTTTTGTGTGTGAGCTATGGGTACTACCTGGAAAACCGTAACACTCCCGCCTATTCCGGCTGCTTGTAAACCACCCCGCCTTTCATCACAAACCGCACCTTCTCCAGGGTAGAGATATCTTCCAGCGGGTTGCCCACGACCGCCACCATATCGGCCCACTTCCCCGCTGACACGCTGCCCAGCTCATCCTGGGCGTTGAGCAGCTGCGCCGCATTCCAGGTGGCCGCACGGATGGCATCGGCCGGGCTCATCCCGCCCTGCACCATCAGCGAAAACTCCTTGGCATTGTCTCCGTGACGGCTGACACCGGTATCCGTGCCAAAGGCGATTTTCACTCCCTTGCGATGCGCACGATAAAATGTGCCCTGAATCAGCGGGCCGATCTTCGCCGCCTTGCTGCGCACCATATCCGGGAAGAATCCATCAATAGCCGCTTTCTGGGTCACCCAATCCCCCGCCATCAGGGTCGGCACATACCAGGTGCCGTGTTCGACCATCAGCGCCATGGTTTTGTTGTCCATGTAGGTGCCGTGCTCAATGGAATCAACACCCGCGCGAATCGCCCGCTCCATTCCTTCTTTGCCATGGGCGTGTACCGCTACCGTAAATCCGTAGTCTTTTGCTGTGGCGACAATCGCTTCAACCTCATCCTCCATGAACTGCGGATTCTGGCCACTTTTTGCCACACTCAGTACGCCGCCGGTTGCGGTAATCTTGATCAGGTCCGCGCCGTCCTTGTAGCGCTGTCGCACCGCCTGCCGGGCACTGGCCACACCGTTGACGACGCCCTCCGCCGGCCCAGGGCTACCCATCAACGAGTGGCGATAGCCGTTAGTAGGGTCTGCGTGACCACCGGTAGTCGCAATAGACTTGCCCGCAGTAAATACCCTCGGCCCCGCTATCTCACCCCGATTGATGGCGTTGCGCAGACTTACCGTGACATTGCTGTTGTCCCCCAGATCCCGCACCGTGGTAAAACCGGCCATCAGCGTGCGCTCAGCGGTATTGACCGCGCGCAGGGTGTAATCCGCCGGGTTCCAGGTAAAGGTCTCGGTATAGGTACGCGGGCCGTATTCGTAGGCCAGGTGGGTATGCATATCCATCAACCCCGGCAAAACAGAAAACCCACTGAGATCGATCACGCGCTCACCATCACGCTGGGTAAACCCCCGCTCCACCGATTCCACCTTGCCGTCCACGACATGTACCGTGCGCTTTTCGAGCAGGCGACCGCCCTCACTGTCGAACAGCCAACCGGCGTGGACGGCGATATTCTCTGCCTGGACCAGGGACGCAAATGCCACCAGGCACATTCCCAGCAGGCCGTGAAATACACCTTTCGCACGCGTTGAAATTATTTTGGGTGTGATCATGAAGTATCCAGTTTTTCGGGCGGAATGGGACAGGCCCTGTTTATTGTATTGCTCGCGGGCTTTGGCAGATATGAGGTCACAGCACCGCGGCAACACAATTTACCGTATCCAGCCGCCATAAAAAAAGCCCGGCACAAAGGGCCGGGCTTTTACAACTCCACGAAGAAGCGCTATTCCGCTGCTGGGAGCACCTCTACCTCACCGATTCCCAGCTCCTCGATGGGCTTCTGAATCTTGCTCAGGTCACCCACCACCATCCAGGTGAATTGGCCCGGTGCAAGGTACTCTTTGGCCGCTGCCGCCACCTGCTCCTGGGTCAATGCGCTAACCCGCTGCGGGTAGTTGGCGATATATTCCGCGGGCAATCCTTTCTCTATCTGCCAGGCGATACTGGATAGTAACTGCCCCTTGGTCTGGAAGCGCGCACTCTGCTTCAGAACTTCATCGTCCTGATAGTCTTTCAACTCGCCCTCTTTTATCGGGCGCTTGCCCAGATACGCCTTGTATTCCTTGAGCAACTCTTGCATCGCGGGTGCCGTCTTGTCGGTCTGCACCGGCGCGAACACGATATACGGCCGCTGCGCCTCGGTGTCCAGGGATACCGCGCGCGCGCCATAGGACCAGTGCTTGTCTTCGCGCAGGTTCATGTTGATCCGCGAGGTAAATTTGCCGGCTATGGCTGAGGCCATCGCATCAAACGCCTCGGCCCCCTCCGCTTGCCACGGCGGCATGACCAGTCCGGCCATAATATAGCTCTGCTGCGCACCCGGCCGGTCGAGCAGGAAAATGCGCGCCTTTTCCGGGCGCTGCACCACAGGAATATCCAGTGCCGGCAGCGGGTCGCTCGGGGCATCCCAGCCACCGAGGGTATCGTTCAGCAGTTTCTGGATCTCGTCCCTGGTGACATCCCCCACCACCGTCAGCTGCGCGTTATCTGGTCTCAGCCAGGTTTTGTGGAAATTCACCAGGTCTTCGCGGGTAATCGACTGGATTGCCTCCGGCGTGCCGGAACCGGTAAGGGGCGCGCCGTAAGGATGATTCTCCCCAAACAGCAACGGCGGCAGCTTGCGCATGGCCAGCCCCTGGGGCTGAGCCTCTTCCTGACGAATGGAGTCGAGCCAGTTGGATTTCACCCGGGCCAGATCCGCCTCCGGGAACAGGGGATTGGAAATCACATCCCGAAACAGCTCCAGCGAAGGCTCCAGCTGGGTTTTCAGGGCGCTGAAACTGAGCGAGTTGTAATCCAGACCGCTGCTCGCACCAATAGCCGCGCCCAGCTCTTCCTGACGCGCGCTGAACGCGAGGCTATCGAAATCCCCTGCCCCTTCACTCAACATTCGCGCCACCACCGATGCCAGTCCCGGCTGCTCGCCATCGGCAGAGGCACCGCTGCGGTATTGCAGGCGCATGAACACCACCGGGGTATCGTGCCGCTCCGCCAGCACCACCTTGAGGCCGTTATCGAGGGTGAAGGACTGCTGCTCCGGGAGATCCAGCTCGACTGTCTTGTCTACCGCCGGCAACTTACTGCGATCCACATCCTCACCGGTGACTTCGAACTTTTCTTTCGGCGTAATGATCATGGTGAAATGGTTGGGCTTCAGCCACCTCTGCGCCACATCCTGTACATCATCCACAGACACCTTGGCGTAATCCTCGATCCCATTGAGCAGGGCTCCCGGGTCGTCGTAATAAAACTCCGAGCGCGCAAGCAGATCGGTCTTGCCGCCAAAGCCACCGATCTTCTCCAGCCCTTTCACCAGACTGGCAAACTCACTTTGCTTGATACGGCGCAACTCCTCCTCGCTCACACCCGTCCTGGCAAACTCGCGCAGCTCGTCATTGAGGAGTTTCTCGACCTCTTCCACGGACTGCCCCGGTTTCACATCCACCATCACGATGATCTGGCCGGCGAGCTGACGCGCGTAGTAAAACGCACTGACACTGGTGGCTACTTGCTCGTCACGCACCAGCCGGCGGTAAAGCAGGGAATTTTTGCGATTGGCCATCAGGGAGGTGAGCAGGTCCAGTGCGTCTTCTTCGTCACTACCAATCGCCGGTACATTCCACACTTTGTAAATACGGGTTTGCGGTACCTGATCCGTAGTTACCAGGCGCTTGTTGACCTGGATCGGCAGCTCCCAATTCTTCAACTCGTCCGGGACCGAGGTGCTGGGGATATCGCCGAAATACTCGCGCGCTTTCTTCATTGCCTCCTCGATCGTAATGTCGCCGGCGATAACGAGGATGGCATTAGCGGGCTGGTAATAATCGGAAAACCACTGTTTGACGTCCTCCAGGCTGGCCTGATCAAGGTCTTCCATGGATCCGATGGTGGTCCAGGAGTATGGATGGTCAGATGGGAAGGTATTCTCGGCAATCAGGTCGAATGCCTGGCCGTAGGGACGGTTCTCTCCCTGGCGTTTTTCGTTCTTCACTACCCCACGCTGTTCGTCGAGTTTCTCCTGGCTGATGGCACCCTTGAAGTGCCCCATTCGATCGGACTCCATCCAAAGCGTCATATCCAGTGCGCCCACCGGTACGGTTTCGAAATAATTGGTGCGATCATTGCTGGTAGTGCCATTCATATCGGTGGCACCGGAGCGTTGGAAGGGTTCGAAGTACTCGCCGGGAAAATTCTCCGAGCCGTTGAACATCAGGTGTTCAAATAAATGGGCGAAACCGGTTTTGCCGCGGACCTCATCTTTCGAGCCGACCTTGTACCAGATATTCACTGCCACCACCGGCGCCTTATCATCCTCATGCACGATTACGGTAAGGCCGTTTTTTAACTTTTCCTTGTGATACGGCAGCTCGATTTTTGGGGGCTGTACAAAAGCACCATTACGACTGGCTGCGGCTTTGCTGCTGGCAGC
Protein-coding sequences here:
- a CDS encoding pitrilysin family protein yields the protein MKLRSGLVPVGLFVLLMSAGMAGCDRDGEGGERSENVHKALRMDKEAAASSKAAASRNGAFVQPPKIELPYHKEKLKNGLTVIVHEDDKAPVVAVNIWYKVGSKDEVRGKTGFAHLFEHLMFNGSENFPGEYFEPFQRSGATDMNGTTSNDRTNYFETVPVGALDMTLWMESDRMGHFKGAISQEKLDEQRGVVKNEKRQGENRPYGQAFDLIAENTFPSDHPYSWTTIGSMEDLDQASLEDVKQWFSDYYQPANAILVIAGDITIEEAMKKAREYFGDIPSTSVPDELKNWELPIQVNKRLVTTDQVPQTRIYKVWNVPAIGSDEEDALDLLTSLMANRKNSLLYRRLVRDEQVATSVSAFYYARQLAGQIIVMVDVKPGQSVEEVEKLLNDELREFARTGVSEEELRRIKQSEFASLVKGLEKIGGFGGKTDLLARSEFYYDDPGALLNGIEDYAKVSVDDVQDVAQRWLKPNHFTMIITPKEKFEVTGEDVDRSKLPAVDKTVELDLPEQQSFTLDNGLKVVLAERHDTPVVFMRLQYRSGASADGEQPGLASVVARMLSEGAGDFDSLAFSARQEELGAAIGASSGLDYNSLSFSALKTQLEPSLELFRDVISNPLFPEADLARVKSNWLDSIRQEEAQPQGLAMRKLPPLLFGENHPYGAPLTGSGTPEAIQSITREDLVNFHKTWLRPDNAQLTVVGDVTRDEIQKLLNDTLGGWDAPSDPLPALDIPVVQRPEKARIFLLDRPGAQQSYIMAGLVMPPWQAEGAEAFDAMASAIAGKFTSRINMNLREDKHWSYGARAVSLDTEAQRPYIVFAPVQTDKTAPAMQELLKEYKAYLGKRPIKEGELKDYQDDEVLKQSARFQTKGQLLSSIAWQIEKGLPAEYIANYPQRVSALTQEQVAAAAKEYLAPGQFTWMVVGDLSKIQKPIEELGIGEVEVLPAAE
- a CDS encoding SIMPL domain-containing protein; the encoded protein is MQRTLKLFTAGLLAGLVAFTTGCGSDDKNRTSGTLISISAQGEASQAPDIANLSAGVVTEADDSNAAMQANAKQMEALMQAIKKAGIEDKDVQTSGISLNPRYDYQPNSERKIIAYQARNTVSITVHKLDELSAVIDAMAAAGANQIHGPSFSIGEPEPLLAKARDKALKQAQARAESYAESLGTKVRRIVSISEGSHGGMPRPMARMEMAAAKDSASTPIAPGESSVSVNLELVFELEK
- a CDS encoding amidohydrolase family protein, which gives rise to MITPKIISTRAKGVFHGLLGMCLVAFASLVQAENIAVHAGWLFDSEGGRLLEKRTVHVVDGKVESVERGFTQRDGERVIDLSGFSVLPGLMDMHTHLAYEYGPRTYTETFTWNPADYTLRAVNTAERTLMAGFTTVRDLGDNSNVTVSLRNAINRGEIAGPRVFTAGKSIATTGGHADPTNGYRHSLMGSPGPAEGVVNGVASARQAVRQRYKDGADLIKITATGGVLSVAKSGQNPQFMEDEVEAIVATAKDYGFTVAVHAHGKEGMERAIRAGVDSIEHGTYMDNKTMALMVEHGTWYVPTLMAGDWVTQKAAIDGFFPDMVRSKAAKIGPLIQGTFYRAHRKGVKIAFGTDTGVSRHGDNAKEFSLMVQGGMSPADAIRAATWNAAQLLNAQDELGSVSAGKWADMVAVVGNPLEDISTLEKVRFVMKGGVVYKQPE